In a genomic window of Streptomyces roseoviridis:
- the bldC gene encoding developmental transcriptional regulator BldC yields MTARTPDAEPLLTPAEVATMFRVDPKTVTRWAKAGKLTSIRTLGGHRRYREAEVRALLAGIPQQRSEA; encoded by the coding sequence ATGACCGCTCGCACCCCTGATGCCGAGCCGCTGCTGACCCCTGCCGAGGTTGCCACGATGTTCCGCGTGGACCCGAAGACGGTGACCCGTTGGGCGAAGGCCGGAAAGCTCACGTCCATCCGCACCCTGGGTGGGCACCGCCGGTACCGCGAGGCCGAGGTCCGCGCTCTGCTGGCGGGCATTCCGCAGCAGCGCAGCGAGGCCTGA
- a CDS encoding Leu/Phe/Val dehydrogenase yields MTDVTGVPDVLHTLFHSEQGGHEQIVLCQDRATGLKAVIALHNTALGPALGGTRFYPYATEAEAIADALNLSRGMSYKNAMAGLDHGGGKAVIIGDPEQIKTEELLLAYGRFVASLGGRYVTACDVGTYVADMDVVARTNRWTTGRSPENGGAGDSSVLTAFGVFQGMRASAQHLWGDPTLRGRKVGVAGVGKVGHYLVEHLIADGAEVVVTDVREESVRRITEKFPQVSVVADTQALIRVEGLDVYAPCALGGALSEETVPFLTAAIVCGAANNQLAHPGIEKDLVERGILYAPDYVVNAGGVIQVADELHGFDFDRCKAKATKIFDTTLEIFARAKADGIPPAAAADRIAEQRMAEARRA; encoded by the coding sequence GTGACCGATGTGACCGGCGTTCCTGACGTACTGCACACCCTGTTCCACTCGGAGCAGGGAGGCCACGAGCAGATCGTGCTGTGCCAGGACCGCGCCACGGGCCTCAAGGCCGTCATCGCCCTCCACAACACCGCCCTGGGCCCGGCCCTCGGCGGCACCCGCTTCTACCCCTACGCCACCGAGGCCGAGGCGATCGCCGACGCGCTCAACCTGTCCCGCGGCATGTCGTACAAGAACGCCATGGCCGGACTCGACCACGGCGGCGGCAAGGCCGTGATCATCGGCGACCCGGAGCAGATCAAGACCGAGGAACTGCTCCTCGCCTACGGCCGCTTCGTGGCCTCCCTCGGCGGCCGCTACGTCACCGCCTGCGACGTCGGCACCTACGTCGCCGACATGGACGTCGTGGCCCGCACCAACCGGTGGACCACCGGCCGCTCCCCCGAGAACGGCGGCGCCGGCGACTCCTCCGTCCTCACCGCCTTCGGCGTCTTCCAGGGCATGCGCGCCTCCGCGCAGCACCTGTGGGGCGACCCGACCCTGCGCGGCCGCAAGGTCGGCGTCGCGGGCGTCGGCAAGGTCGGCCACTACCTCGTCGAGCACCTGATCGCCGACGGCGCCGAGGTCGTCGTCACCGACGTCCGCGAGGAGTCGGTGCGCCGGATCACCGAGAAGTTCCCGCAGGTGTCCGTCGTCGCCGACACCCAGGCCCTGATCCGGGTCGAGGGCCTGGACGTCTACGCGCCCTGCGCGCTGGGCGGCGCCCTGAGCGAGGAGACGGTGCCGTTCCTCACCGCCGCCATCGTCTGCGGCGCGGCCAACAACCAGCTGGCCCACCCGGGCATCGAGAAGGACCTCGTGGAGCGCGGGATCCTCTACGCGCCCGACTACGTGGTCAACGCCGGTGGCGTGATCCAGGTCGCCGACGAGCTGCACGGCTTCGACTTCGACCGGTGCAAGGCCAAGGCCACGAAGATCTTCGACACCACCCTGGAGATCTTCGCACGTGCGAAGGCGGACGGCATCCCGCCGGCCGCGGCGGCCGACCGGATCGCCGAGCAGCGCATGGCCGAGGCGCGCCGGGCCTGA
- a CDS encoding DUF3073 domain-containing protein has translation MGRGRAKAKQTKVARQLKYSSGGTDLARLAHELGASTTSSQPPNGEPFEDDDEEDDPYAQYADLYNTDDEDEDDESGPASTQRRA, from the coding sequence ATGGGGCGCGGCCGGGCAAAGGCCAAGCAGACCAAGGTCGCCCGCCAGCTGAAGTACAGCAGCGGCGGGACCGACCTTGCGCGTCTGGCCCACGAGCTGGGCGCTTCGACGACTTCGAGCCAGCCGCCGAATGGCGAGCCGTTCGAGGACGACGACGAGGAAGACGACCCGTACGCGCAGTACGCGGATCTTTACAACACGGACGACGAGGACGAGGACGACGAGTCCGGTCCGGCGTCCACTCAGCGTCGCGCTTGA
- the purM gene encoding phosphoribosylformylglycinamidine cyclo-ligase: protein MSQTTGASYASAGVDIEAGDRAVELMKEWVKKTQRPEVLGGLGGFAGLFDASALKRYERPLLASATDGVGTKVDIARQMGVYDTIGHDLVAMVMDDIVVCGAEPLFMTDYICVGKVHPERVAAIVKGIAEGCVLAGCALVGGETAEHPGLLGPDDFDVAGAGTGVVEHDRLLGADRIRTGDAVIAMASSGLHSNGYSLVRHVVFDRAGMTLDQQVEEFGRTLGEELLEPTKIYSLDCLALTRTTDVHAFSHITGGGLAANLARVIPDGLHAVVDRSTWAPGAVFDLVGTAGQVERLELEKTLNMGVGMMAVVPADSVDVALTTLADRGVESWVAGEITERGDKETGAELVGDYAK, encoded by the coding sequence ATGTCTCAGACCACTGGTGCCAGCTACGCGAGCGCGGGCGTCGACATCGAAGCGGGCGACCGCGCCGTCGAGCTCATGAAGGAGTGGGTGAAGAAGACGCAGCGCCCCGAGGTCCTCGGCGGCCTCGGCGGCTTCGCCGGTCTCTTCGACGCCTCCGCCCTCAAGCGCTACGAGCGCCCGCTGCTCGCCTCCGCCACCGACGGCGTCGGCACGAAGGTCGACATCGCCCGCCAGATGGGCGTGTACGACACCATCGGCCACGACCTGGTCGCCATGGTCATGGACGACATCGTCGTCTGCGGTGCCGAGCCGCTCTTCATGACCGACTACATCTGCGTCGGCAAGGTCCACCCCGAGCGCGTCGCCGCCATCGTCAAGGGCATCGCCGAGGGCTGCGTCCTGGCCGGCTGCGCCCTGGTCGGCGGCGAGACCGCGGAGCACCCGGGCCTGCTCGGACCGGACGACTTCGACGTGGCCGGCGCCGGCACCGGTGTCGTGGAGCACGACCGGCTGCTCGGCGCGGATCGTATCCGTACGGGTGACGCCGTCATCGCCATGGCGTCCTCCGGTCTTCACTCCAACGGGTACTCGCTCGTGCGGCACGTGGTCTTCGACCGCGCCGGCATGACCCTCGACCAGCAGGTCGAGGAGTTCGGCCGGACCCTGGGCGAGGAACTCCTGGAGCCCACCAAGATCTACTCGCTGGACTGCCTGGCGCTCACCCGGACCACCGACGTGCACGCCTTCAGCCACATCACGGGCGGCGGTCTGGCCGCCAACCTGGCCCGGGTGATCCCGGACGGCCTGCACGCCGTCGTGGACCGCTCGACCTGGGCTCCCGGCGCCGTCTTCGACCTGGTCGGCACGGCCGGACAGGTCGAGCGCCTGGAGCTGGAGAAGACCCTGAACATGGGCGTCGGCATGATGGCGGTCGTCCCGGCCGACTCGGTCGACGTGGCCCTGACGACCCTCGCCGACCGGGGCGTGGAGTCCTGGGTCGCCGGCGAGATCACCGAGCGCGGCGACAAGGAGACCGGCGCCGAGCTGGTCGGCGACTACGCGAAGTAG
- the purF gene encoding amidophosphoribosyltransferase, with amino-acid sequence MPRGDGRLNHDLLPGEKGPQDACGVFGVWAPGEEVAKLTYFGLYALQHRGQESAGIAVSNGSQILVFKDMGLVSQVFDETSLGSLQGHIAVGHARYSTTGASVWENAQPTFRATAQGSIALGHNGNLVNTAQLAEMVADLPKREGRSTQVAATNDTDLVTALLAGQVAEDGTPLTIEQAAAKVLPEVRGAFSLVFMDEHTLYAARDPQGIRPLVLGRLERGWVVASESAALDICGASFVREVEPGELIAIDENGIRTSRFAEAKPKGCVFEYVYLARPDTDIAGRNVYLSRVEMGRRLAKEAPVEADLVIATPESGTPAAIGYAEASGIPFGAGLVKNAYVGRTFIQPSQTIRQLGIRLKLNPLKEVIKGKRLVVVDDSIVRGNTQRALVRMLREAGAAEVHIRISSPPVKWPCFFGIDFATRAELIANGMSVEEIGKSLGADSLSYISLDGMIEATTIAKPDLCRACFDGEYPMELPDPELLGKQLLETELAAGPAATAAADALRRP; translated from the coding sequence GTGCCACGTGGTGACGGTCGACTCAATCACGATCTGCTCCCCGGCGAGAAAGGCCCCCAGGACGCTTGTGGCGTCTTCGGTGTCTGGGCTCCGGGCGAAGAGGTCGCAAAGCTCACGTACTTCGGGCTCTACGCCCTCCAGCATCGGGGCCAGGAATCCGCGGGAATCGCGGTCAGCAACGGCTCCCAGATCCTCGTCTTCAAGGACATGGGCCTGGTGTCCCAGGTCTTCGACGAAACCTCTCTCGGTTCCCTCCAGGGTCACATCGCGGTCGGTCACGCCCGCTACTCGACCACCGGGGCCTCCGTGTGGGAGAACGCGCAGCCGACGTTCCGGGCCACCGCCCAGGGCTCGATCGCGCTCGGACACAACGGCAACCTGGTGAACACGGCGCAGCTGGCCGAGATGGTCGCCGACCTTCCCAAGCGGGAGGGCCGCTCCACCCAGGTCGCCGCCACCAACGACACCGACCTGGTCACCGCGCTGCTCGCGGGCCAGGTGGCCGAGGACGGCACGCCGCTCACCATCGAGCAGGCGGCCGCGAAGGTCCTCCCCGAGGTCCGGGGCGCCTTCTCCCTCGTCTTCATGGACGAGCACACGCTCTACGCGGCGCGTGACCCGCAGGGCATCCGCCCGCTGGTCCTCGGGCGCCTGGAGCGCGGCTGGGTGGTCGCCTCCGAGTCCGCCGCTCTCGACATCTGCGGCGCCAGCTTCGTCCGCGAGGTCGAGCCGGGCGAGCTGATCGCGATCGACGAGAACGGCATCCGCACCTCTCGATTCGCAGAAGCGAAGCCCAAGGGCTGTGTCTTCGAGTACGTGTACCTGGCCCGCCCCGACACCGACATCGCCGGCCGGAACGTGTACCTCTCCCGCGTGGAGATGGGCCGCCGGCTCGCCAAGGAGGCCCCCGTCGAGGCCGACCTGGTGATAGCGACGCCGGAGTCCGGCACGCCGGCCGCCATCGGCTACGCGGAGGCCTCCGGCATCCCGTTCGGCGCCGGCCTGGTCAAGAACGCCTACGTCGGCCGGACCTTCATCCAGCCCTCGCAGACCATCCGCCAGCTGGGCATCCGGCTGAAGCTCAACCCCCTCAAGGAAGTCATCAAGGGCAAGCGCCTGGTGGTCGTCGACGACTCGATCGTCCGCGGCAACACCCAGCGCGCACTGGTCCGGATGCTCCGCGAGGCCGGCGCCGCCGAGGTCCACATCCGGATCTCCTCCCCGCCGGTGAAGTGGCCCTGCTTCTTCGGCATCGACTTCGCCACCCGCGCGGAGCTGATCGCCAACGGCATGTCGGTCGAGGAGATCGGCAAGTCGCTCGGCGCGGACTCGCTCTCGTACATCTCGCTCGACGGGATGATCGAGGCGACCACCATCGCCAAGCCCGACCTCTGCCGCGCCTGCTTCGACGGCGAGTACCCGATGGAGCTTCCGGACCCCGAACTGCTCGGCAAGCAGCTCCTGGAGACCGAGCTGGCCGCCGGTCCGGCCGCCACCGCGGCCGCCGACGCCCTGCGCCGTCCGTAA
- a CDS encoding putative leader peptide, with translation MQPNGDLDPSVTLVERRHVDLARVASAVCRRA, from the coding sequence ATGCAGCCCAACGGTGACCTCGACCCCTCGGTCACGCTCGTCGAGCGCCGGCACGTGGACCTGGCCCGTGTCGCGAGCGCCGTCTGTCGCCGCGCCTGA